The genomic region GATCGTACGTTTATCTTTTTTCTTAAAGATTGCCACGTGAATAATATCCTTACCAATAAAAGTTTTAGTATCAACCTTGGTCACCATCATTTTACCATCGGCGGTAAAACATATGACATCATCAATATCTGAACATTCAGTTACATACTCATCTTTTTTGAGACTTGTTCCCACAAAACCTTCGGCTCTATTCACATAAAGCTTGGTATTTCGAATAACGACTTTTGTTGCTTCAATATCTTCAAATAGCCTGAGTTCAGTTTTTCGTTCTTTGCCGGTTCCGTAGTCTTTCTTTAATTTCTGAAAATAATCTACCGCAAAGTCTATAAGGTTGTCAAGATGGTGTTTTATCTGGGCGATCTCATCCTCGAGTGCATCGATCTTCTGCTGTGCCTTATCTATATCGAATTTTGAGATTCTTTTAATTCTAATCTCAGTAAGTCTTATAATATCTTCCTCGGTAACCTCACGTTTTAAATGGGTAGTAAAAGGTTTCAATCCGCGATCTATCGCCTGAATAACCCCATCCCAGGTTTCTTCTTCCTCAATATCCCGATACACCCTGTTTTCTATGAATATTCTTTCCAGCGATGCAAAATGCCATTGCTCTTGGAGCTCATTCAATTTTATCTCCAACTCTCGTTTAAGAAGATGAAGCGTATGATCTGTTGATCTTCTCAATACTTCTGAAACGCCCAGGAATACAGGTTTATGATCAATAATTACACAACCTAGAGGAGATAATGAGTTTTCACACTGAGTAAATGCATATAATGCATCTATAGTTCTGTCCGGCGAAATATTGTTAGGTAAATGTATCAAGATCTCTACTTGAGCTGCAGTATTATCTTCAATCTTTTTGATCTTGATCTTACCTTTTTCATTCGCCTTCAGAATAGAATCGATCAAACTTCCGGTATTGGTTCCGTAGGGAACTTCATTTATTACCAGAGTATTCTTATCTAACTGATTGATACGTGCACGAATTCTTACGCGTCCTCCACGTTTCCCATCATTATAATTGGAAATATCTACTATACCTCCCGTTGGGAAGTCTGGAAATAATTTGAAGGTTTTACCACGAAGATGTTTGATCGAGGCATCAATAAGTTCATTAAAATTATGTGGTAAAAATCTCGTACTTAAACCTACGGCAATACCTTCTGCACCCTGGGCAAGCAACATTGGAAATTTTACCGGAAGGTTTACCGGTTCTTGCTTCCTACCATCGTATGACAACTGCCATTCAGTTAATTTCGGGCTGAAAAGTACTTCCAGAGCGAATTTTGATAGTCTCGCTTCAATATACCTTGGGGCGGCAGCTCGGTCTCCAGTTAAAATGTTACCCCAGTTTCCCTGAGTGTCAATTAGAATATCCTTTTGTCCTATTTGTACCATGGCATCTCCAATACTGGCATCACCGTGGGGATGATATTGCATGGTGTGACCAACAATGTTCGCTACTTTATTGTAACGGCCATCGTCAAGGTCCTTCATTGAATGCATTATTCGACGTTGAACCGGCTTAAAGCCATCTTCTATTGCCGGTACAGCTCGTTCCAGGATTACATATGATGCATAATCCAGAAACCAGTCTTTGTACATTCCGGTTACCTTTATTAATTCTTCCTTACTTTCAAATTGCTCTTGCTGAGCTCCATCAAGGTTTTCTTCCATTAGGCAGTCACTTTGGGGGTGTTTTCAAGAATTTTATTAAGTGAATCCACTAAGCCCCTTTTCTTTTTTCGGTTTAAAAATGTGGTATTAAAAGTATATTTCCGGTATCCTTTTTTTCTTCTTGAGTTAATATAGATCGTAAGGGCAGAATAGATGCCAACATCGTAAAATTTGAACTTCCCTAATTTTCTCTTCGGAAATTCAGCCTTCTTCACGCGATATTCCATAAATTTTGAAAGAAATACTCCATTATTTTTAAAGTTCAAAGTTTCTCCATCGCTGTCAAAATCGAACGCCTGTCCAATCCGGTGAACGTATAAACCTAAAAGCAAGGTGGCGATATTGGGCAGAAAATGACTGAAGGTTATTTCCTGTTCAGAATCTGAAGCCATGATCTCTATATTTACGAATAGATTCGTAACGAATACCGCAACAAGAACGATATAGATCGATGGGATTATCTTGACCTCACTTTTATTGGTAAATCTCAT from Christiangramia sp. OXR-203 harbors:
- a CDS encoding DNA gyrase/topoisomerase IV subunit A gives rise to the protein MEENLDGAQQEQFESKEELIKVTGMYKDWFLDYASYVILERAVPAIEDGFKPVQRRIMHSMKDLDDGRYNKVANIVGHTMQYHPHGDASIGDAMVQIGQKDILIDTQGNWGNILTGDRAAAPRYIEARLSKFALEVLFSPKLTEWQLSYDGRKQEPVNLPVKFPMLLAQGAEGIAVGLSTRFLPHNFNELIDASIKHLRGKTFKLFPDFPTGGIVDISNYNDGKRGGRVRIRARINQLDKNTLVINEVPYGTNTGSLIDSILKANEKGKIKIKKIEDNTAAQVEILIHLPNNISPDRTIDALYAFTQCENSLSPLGCVIIDHKPVFLGVSEVLRRSTDHTLHLLKRELEIKLNELQEQWHFASLERIFIENRVYRDIEEEETWDGVIQAIDRGLKPFTTHLKREVTEEDIIRLTEIRIKRISKFDIDKAQQKIDALEDEIAQIKHHLDNLIDFAVDYFQKLKKDYGTGKERKTELRLFEDIEATKVVIRNTKLYVNRAEGFVGTSLKKDEYVTECSDIDDVICFTADGKMMVTKVDTKTFIGKDIIHVAIFKKKDKRTIYNMIYRDGKAGNTYVKRFAVTSVTRDREYNLTQGKKDSKVLYFTPNPNGEAEVITVLLRQVGSIRKVKFDVDFADISIKGRNVKGNIVTKYSVKRIELKEEGVSTLKPRRIWFDETVKRLNVDERGELLGEFRGEDRLLIITQDGVAKTIKPELTTRFDEEMVILEKWVKNKPISAIYWEPEKERYYVKRFIIEHPDKEEKFISDHEESFLEMVSTDYFPMAEIVYTKPKGKERRENEEINLEEFISVKGIKALGNQLTSEKVNQINLLDPIPYEGQNEGDTDEDQGSKDSEANITGEDIKNGTIKAPEKKSGGDGQPSLFDE